Proteins found in one Streptomyces sp. CB09001 genomic segment:
- a CDS encoding MFS transporter produces the protein MGYPGRDTDAGKRHGGADVRRLLGRRDFRTIFIALTVSMLAESVLVLALGVWVKDLTGSDGLAGATFLALSAPMLVAPLAGWVVDRIPRRAIFVALNVVTAGLLLPLLTVRHAADLWIVYTVAVGYGLSYIVLGATVSALVPELVPADLLPDANSALQTVKQALRLLGPLIGAGLFSLLGGAKLALACAVCFLVAGVMGTLLRSGRQAVRMPTTSDRPTWSSEVSAGLRHLVREPALRTVAVCSALSMIGLGVGESLYFAYVDQGLGRDAAFLGILVSAQGVGGVAGGVASALVVRRLGEVGAVAVGIGLFALGSLALVQPALWLALPASVLIGMGLPVSMVGTNTLLQRRTPAHLLGRAATALDALVSGPQALAIGLGAVLVGVVDYRLLFGAIGVAMAFVGGTLWFARRVAQPAVSTEPAPAQADFPG, from the coding sequence GTGGGGTATCCCGGCCGCGACACCGATGCCGGGAAACGCCACGGAGGAGCAGACGTGAGGCGCCTGTTAGGACGGCGCGACTTCCGGACGATCTTCATAGCGCTCACGGTGAGCATGCTGGCCGAATCGGTGCTTGTTCTTGCTCTGGGGGTCTGGGTCAAGGACCTGACTGGCTCCGACGGACTGGCAGGTGCGACCTTCCTCGCGCTGAGCGCCCCCATGCTCGTCGCTCCGCTGGCCGGCTGGGTCGTCGACCGGATCCCACGACGGGCGATCTTCGTCGCGTTGAACGTGGTCACCGCCGGGCTGCTCCTGCCGTTGCTCACCGTCCGCCACGCAGCCGATCTGTGGATCGTCTACACGGTGGCCGTCGGTTACGGACTCTCGTACATCGTGCTCGGCGCGACCGTCAGCGCCTTGGTGCCCGAGCTGGTACCGGCGGATCTGCTGCCCGACGCCAACAGCGCCCTGCAGACCGTCAAGCAGGCGCTGCGTCTGCTCGGCCCCCTGATCGGGGCCGGACTGTTCAGTCTCCTGGGCGGCGCGAAGCTTGCCTTGGCGTGTGCCGTGTGCTTCCTGGTGGCCGGTGTCATGGGGACGTTGCTGCGGAGTGGTCGACAGGCGGTCCGGATGCCGACGACGTCTGATCGCCCGACCTGGTCGAGTGAAGTCAGTGCCGGGCTCAGACACTTGGTGCGGGAGCCGGCGCTGCGGACGGTGGCCGTCTGTTCCGCGCTGAGCATGATCGGTCTCGGCGTGGGGGAGAGTCTGTACTTCGCCTATGTCGATCAGGGGTTGGGCAGGGACGCGGCCTTTCTCGGAATCCTGGTCTCGGCGCAGGGCGTCGGCGGAGTGGCGGGCGGTGTCGCTTCGGCCCTCGTCGTGCGCAGGCTCGGCGAAGTCGGCGCCGTAGCCGTCGGTATCGGGTTGTTCGCGCTGGGGAGTCTCGCGCTGGTCCAGCCGGCCCTCTGGCTCGCGCTGCCGGCCTCCGTGCTGATCGGAATGGGTCTTCCGGTTTCCATGGTCGGTACGAACACGCTCCTGCAACGACGCACCCCGGCTCACCTTCTCGGCCGCGCCGCGACCGCCCTGGACGCGCTCGTGAGTGGGCCGCAGGCCCTGGCGATCGGCCTCGGTGCCGTTCTCGTGGGCGTCGTGGATTACCGCCTGCTCTTCGGGGCGATCGGTGTGGCGATGGCCTTCGTCGGCGGAACGCTCTGGTTCGCGCGGAGAGTCGCTCAGCCGGCCGTCTCCACCGAGCCCGCGCCGGCCCAGGCGGACTTCCCGGGCTGA
- a CDS encoding winged helix-turn-helix domain-containing protein translates to MSEQPSRVIADPRALMAIAHPLRLRILEALALHGPLTATDVAHHVAESPANCSWHLRQLNKYGFITEAGGGSGRQRPWRMVADAHRWGVGEESPELARAGDAASQVLVDLEYRALREWLVTRRQETPEWRDAGFFNQAIGWCTPEELDELGAGIAELFAPYLARIEEASARPAGSRPVRLMGWGIPAATPMPGNATEEQT, encoded by the coding sequence ATGTCCGAACAACCGTCCCGTGTCATCGCGGATCCGCGTGCCCTGATGGCCATCGCGCATCCCCTGCGTCTACGCATCCTCGAAGCCCTGGCCCTGCATGGACCACTGACGGCGACCGACGTCGCGCATCATGTCGCGGAGAGCCCCGCGAACTGCTCCTGGCATCTGAGGCAGTTGAACAAGTACGGCTTCATCACCGAGGCGGGTGGCGGCAGCGGCCGGCAGAGGCCCTGGCGTATGGTCGCCGACGCGCATCGTTGGGGGGTCGGCGAGGAAAGCCCCGAGCTGGCCCGGGCCGGGGACGCCGCGTCACAGGTACTGGTCGACCTTGAATATCGCGCCCTGCGCGAATGGCTGGTGACTCGACGGCAGGAGACGCCCGAATGGCGTGACGCCGGCTTCTTCAATCAGGCCATAGGCTGGTGCACACCCGAGGAGTTGGACGAGCTGGGGGCCGGCATAGCAGAGCTGTTCGCGCCCTATCTGGCGCGTATCGAGGAGGCCTCGGCCCGTCCGGCCGGGTCCCGGCCCGTCCGGCTCATGGGGTGGGGTATCCCGGCCGCGACACCGATGCCGGGAAACGCCACGGAGGAGCAGACGTGA
- a CDS encoding FUSC family protein: MAPRRQPRARPSTGGRMTEKPMVARTKALLWDRFAAIDPGLMRLTSAMRAVLGAAATLAVLTALQGSDTALLAGGFTAMVTSLAISDLHPRNQLSTLGLGAPLSLAALTAGAVLTPYPTAAKVLCLLLIHLTVQARRFGARGLGLGIFGFMAFFLSQFTQARVVQLPQLGAAVLVAFGAVATVWYCAGPRTASGVLTRLRRAFDGRLHEVLRDTASMIATGQDVHTRSRSLERHLDRLHASVLLIEDFLDERPVDQDTDDLLLQHISRAEVAAQRLAVLTVRAARTQPNLNDLAERTARQQLTGRIQVLRHQLTVGTAPPPEEYEEYEEYEEYEEQREDGPAHRPAGSAHLQDCFQAVDELTAALRALGPRAVPRPERGTPPRERATPQGQAFAVERRGERDTGSLKRAATRQAFQVTAASALAVVGGHLLSPHLWYWAVAASWVVFIKNESTGEVLLQSLRRLTGTVIGVVVGYGLAALVGGDGPLLLLLLLVCMFGMFYTPSVAYWAVTFFLTCMLSLLLSLLGTFSTHVLLLRVEETALGVACGILAAVLVLPTTVRRASDEELVNFLLVLRQLLRTTTGNLGAGTSTSWVRAARDLDQALESFGKASLPLTHPLNPQRGRRDRARHLVELLGSAAYHARSLAATAGRFPAGQGAECATRLTAAADRAQETVTQLIRITHHRPGIASHTARPRVTGALSLLSDERRMRRPEQRLLLHIDRLDATLIVLARALDPLASDPGHAPGRRPHGTGPRPATPLRGTCTFSAAAVRCACRA; encoded by the coding sequence GTGGCTCCGCGCCGTCAGCCGCGGGCACGACCGTCCACAGGCGGAAGGATGACGGAGAAACCCATGGTGGCGAGGACAAAAGCATTGCTGTGGGACCGCTTCGCCGCCATTGACCCGGGGCTGATGCGTCTCACCTCCGCGATGCGCGCCGTGCTGGGCGCCGCCGCGACCCTCGCCGTGCTGACAGCGCTGCAAGGGTCCGACACGGCACTGCTGGCGGGCGGTTTCACCGCCATGGTGACGTCACTGGCGATCAGTGACCTGCACCCGCGCAACCAGCTCAGCACGCTCGGGCTCGGGGCTCCACTCTCCCTCGCGGCCCTGACCGCCGGAGCCGTGCTGACTCCGTACCCGACGGCAGCCAAGGTGCTGTGCCTGCTGCTGATCCATTTGACCGTCCAGGCCCGCCGATTCGGCGCGAGAGGGCTGGGGCTGGGCATCTTCGGCTTCATGGCCTTCTTCTTGTCGCAGTTCACCCAGGCCCGAGTGGTCCAGCTTCCGCAGCTCGGGGCAGCCGTACTCGTCGCATTCGGCGCCGTCGCGACCGTGTGGTACTGCGCCGGCCCCAGGACGGCGTCCGGCGTCCTGACGCGGCTCCGGCGTGCCTTCGACGGGCGTCTGCACGAGGTCCTACGGGACACGGCCTCGATGATCGCCACTGGTCAGGACGTCCACACTCGGAGTCGATCGTTGGAGCGCCACCTGGACAGGCTGCACGCATCCGTGCTTCTGATCGAGGACTTCCTCGATGAACGCCCGGTCGACCAGGACACCGACGACCTGCTGCTGCAGCACATCTCTCGGGCCGAGGTGGCTGCGCAGCGGCTGGCCGTGCTCACCGTCCGCGCGGCCCGAACGCAACCGAACCTCAACGACCTGGCGGAACGGACAGCACGGCAGCAGCTCACGGGACGGATCCAGGTTCTCCGACACCAGCTGACCGTTGGAACGGCCCCTCCCCCCGAGGAGTACGAGGAGTACGAGGAGTACGAGGAGTACGAGGAGCAGCGTGAGGACGGCCCGGCACACCGGCCGGCCGGATCCGCACACTTGCAGGACTGCTTCCAAGCGGTCGACGAACTCACCGCAGCCTTGCGGGCTCTCGGCCCGCGCGCCGTCCCTCGACCAGAACGCGGGACACCTCCGCGCGAGCGCGCCACACCGCAGGGGCAAGCCTTCGCAGTGGAGCGGCGCGGGGAAAGGGACACCGGAAGCCTGAAGCGCGCAGCCACCCGACAGGCCTTTCAGGTGACCGCTGCCTCGGCACTCGCCGTCGTGGGCGGTCATCTCCTGTCCCCGCACCTGTGGTACTGGGCCGTCGCGGCGTCCTGGGTCGTATTCATCAAGAACGAGAGCACCGGCGAAGTCCTGTTGCAAAGTCTCCGGCGGCTGACGGGCACCGTCATCGGCGTGGTGGTCGGCTACGGTCTCGCCGCCCTGGTCGGCGGAGACGGCCCGCTGCTCCTGCTCCTGCTGCTGGTCTGCATGTTCGGGATGTTCTACACGCCGTCCGTCGCCTACTGGGCGGTGACGTTCTTCCTCACCTGCATGCTCAGTCTGCTGCTCTCCCTCCTGGGCACCTTCTCGACGCACGTGCTGCTCCTGCGCGTTGAGGAGACCGCACTGGGAGTGGCCTGCGGGATCCTCGCCGCCGTCCTGGTTCTGCCCACCACGGTCCGCCGGGCCAGTGACGAGGAGTTGGTCAACTTCCTGCTGGTCCTCCGCCAACTCCTTCGGACCACCACAGGAAACCTGGGCGCAGGAACATCGACGAGCTGGGTGCGCGCGGCACGTGACCTCGACCAAGCACTGGAGTCCTTCGGTAAAGCGTCTCTGCCGCTCACCCACCCGCTCAACCCGCAACGTGGCCGACGTGATCGCGCCCGCCACCTGGTGGAACTGCTGGGGTCTGCTGCCTACCACGCACGGAGCCTGGCCGCCACGGCCGGGCGTTTCCCGGCGGGCCAGGGCGCAGAGTGCGCCACCCGGCTCACCGCCGCGGCCGACCGCGCACAGGAGACCGTGACACAGCTGATCCGCATCACGCACCATCGACCGGGAATCGCCTCGCATACCGCACGCCCCAGGGTCACCGGGGCGCTGTCCCTGCTCTCGGACGAGCGGCGTATGCGTCGCCCGGAGCAGCGCCTGCTGCTGCACATCGATCGCCTCGACGCTACCTTGATCGTGCTCGCGCGAGCCTTGGATCCGCTCGCCTCGGATCCCGGCCACGCCCCGGGCCGTCGTCCGCACGGCACCGGGCCACGACCGGCCACGCCACTTCGCGGGACGTGCACGTTCTCGGCTGCGGCCGTCCGCTGTGCCTGCCGCGCGTAG
- a CDS encoding Rid family detoxifying hydrolase, whose amino-acid sequence MSRTIISTKDAPVLPAPLSQGVRKGGLVQVAGQLPLDPATGNVVGSTVAEQTAQVLRNVTAVLEAAGAGLEDVLILRVYLTDAAHLAEMNQAYAEAVGEPFPARTTVYMELPPGMLVEIDALAAVDG is encoded by the coding sequence ATGAGCAGGACCATCATCAGCACCAAGGACGCCCCCGTGCTTCCCGCTCCCCTGTCCCAGGGCGTGCGCAAGGGCGGACTCGTCCAGGTCGCCGGCCAGCTGCCCCTCGACCCGGCGACCGGGAACGTCGTGGGCAGCACGGTCGCCGAGCAGACCGCACAGGTCCTGCGCAACGTCACCGCAGTCCTCGAAGCGGCCGGTGCGGGCCTGGAGGACGTGCTCATCCTGCGCGTCTACCTCACCGACGCGGCCCATCTCGCCGAGATGAACCAGGCATACGCCGAGGCGGTGGGCGAGCCGTTCCCGGCCCGTACCACCGTCTACATGGAGCTTCCGCCCGGCATGCTGGTGGAGATCGACGCCCTCGCCGCCGTCGATGGCTGA
- a CDS encoding GNAT family N-acetyltransferase — protein sequence MTEIRTPRLLLRGWHDDDLASMADINADPRVMRWTDDGSVRDLDHTAEDIERWEEEWDEEGFGLFAVELLASGELIGFTGLSVPEFLPEVMPAVAINWRLGSPFWGQGYASEAAHATLEFALQDRGLDRVISISRVGDNASENVIRKLGMTPERETTHPVYGYPLHVHGIDLTEFQA from the coding sequence ATGACCGAGATCCGCACACCCCGTCTTCTCCTCCGTGGCTGGCACGACGACGACCTCGCGTCGATGGCGGACATCAACGCGGACCCACGGGTTATGCGCTGGACCGACGACGGTTCGGTGCGCGACCTGGACCACACAGCCGAGGACATCGAACGGTGGGAGGAGGAGTGGGATGAGGAGGGCTTCGGACTCTTCGCCGTCGAACTGCTGGCCTCGGGCGAACTGATCGGTTTCACAGGGCTGTCCGTGCCCGAGTTCCTGCCGGAGGTGATGCCCGCAGTGGCGATCAACTGGCGGCTCGGCTCACCGTTCTGGGGCCAGGGATACGCGTCCGAAGCCGCGCACGCCACACTGGAGTTCGCACTCCAGGACCGCGGCCTGGACCGTGTCATCAGCATCAGCCGGGTGGGGGACAACGCCTCCGAGAACGTCATCCGCAAGCTCGGCATGACACCCGAGCGGGAGACGACCCACCCGGTATACGGCTACCCACTGCACGTTCACGGCATCGACCTCACCGAGTTCCAGGCATGA
- a CDS encoding ABC transporter permease has protein sequence MNLTPVLRAEALKVLTLRSLCGTLLALFVVTTAFSALAGSSDASDPDFDPLFTALSGVMPGQIAAIAFGAVVISSEYQTNGIRLSLAAVPQRGRWFAAKLAVIAVPVLVVGLVTALAALLAARAGLGTAADGLTAGEQVRGVVGCGIYLMLMALFAAGLTTLFRSGVATLSTLIPFILVVSFVLGDAAGTAAGFLPDQAGQIVLYRTHDGTLGPWTGLAVAALWAAVALLAGFWRLRRRDA, from the coding sequence ATGAACCTCACCCCCGTCCTCCGCGCCGAGGCGCTCAAGGTGCTCACCCTGCGCTCGCTGTGCGGCACCCTGCTGGCCCTGTTCGTGGTCACCACGGCGTTCTCCGCACTGGCCGGGTCGTCCGACGCCTCCGATCCGGACTTCGACCCGCTGTTCACGGCCCTGTCCGGTGTCATGCCCGGCCAGATCGCGGCCATCGCCTTCGGGGCCGTCGTCATCTCCTCCGAGTACCAGACCAACGGGATCCGGCTCTCCCTGGCCGCAGTACCGCAGCGCGGCCGGTGGTTCGCGGCGAAGCTGGCGGTCATCGCCGTACCGGTCCTGGTGGTGGGGCTGGTCACCGCGCTCGCCGCCCTGCTCGCGGCTCGTGCGGGCCTCGGCACGGCGGCGGACGGGCTCACCGCGGGTGAGCAGGTCCGCGGCGTCGTGGGCTGCGGGATCTACCTCATGCTCATGGCCCTGTTCGCGGCCGGGCTCACCACCCTGTTCCGCAGCGGAGTGGCCACCCTGTCCACCCTGATCCCGTTCATCCTCGTCGTCTCCTTCGTGCTCGGGGACGCGGCGGGCACAGCCGCCGGCTTCCTGCCCGACCAGGCGGGTCAAATCGTCCTCTACCGGACGCACGACGGGACCCTCGGGCCCTGGACGGGGCTAGCGGTGGCGGCGCTGTGGGCCGCCGTCGCGCTCCTCGCCGGATTCTGGCGGCTGCGCCGCCGGGACGCCTGA
- a CDS encoding ABC transporter ATP-binding protein, producing MTSIDVRNLTKEYGPRRAVDDLTFTVRPGSVTGFLGPNGAGKSTTMRLVLGLDRPTSGTATVGGRAYTTLHEPLRHVGALLDSEAAHGSRTARDHLRVLAASNRVPARRVGEVMEETGIASVAHRRVKTYSLGMRQRLGIAAALLGDPEVVMLDEPSNGLDPEGIVWVRELLRRLAAQGRTVLVSSHLMNETASFADHLIVLGRGRLLADTPMREFIDSRVQPRVRIRTPDATALKAALARHGHDAVEHDGGYWTVHRARVDDVGRIVSGAGVPVHELASDEGTLEQAYLDLTAAETEFAAQPKEARP from the coding sequence ATGACCAGCATCGACGTCCGCAACCTCACCAAGGAGTACGGCCCCCGACGAGCTGTCGACGACCTCACCTTCACCGTGCGTCCCGGCAGCGTCACCGGCTTCCTCGGCCCCAACGGCGCCGGCAAGTCCACCACCATGCGGCTCGTCCTGGGCCTGGACCGGCCGACCTCCGGGACCGCGACGGTCGGCGGACGCGCCTACACCACCCTCCACGAGCCGCTGCGGCACGTCGGCGCCCTGCTCGACTCGGAGGCGGCCCACGGATCGCGCACCGCGCGGGACCACCTCCGCGTCCTGGCGGCGAGCAACCGCGTCCCCGCGCGGCGGGTCGGGGAGGTGATGGAGGAGACGGGCATCGCGTCCGTGGCCCACCGCCGGGTGAAGACGTACTCCCTGGGGATGCGCCAGCGACTGGGCATCGCCGCCGCGCTGCTGGGCGATCCCGAAGTGGTGATGCTGGACGAACCCTCCAACGGACTGGATCCCGAGGGCATCGTCTGGGTGCGCGAACTGCTGCGCCGGCTCGCGGCCCAAGGACGCACGGTGCTGGTCTCCAGTCACCTGATGAACGAGACGGCGTCCTTCGCCGACCACCTCATCGTCCTCGGCCGAGGCCGCCTGCTCGCCGACACGCCGATGCGGGAGTTCATCGACTCGCGCGTGCAGCCGCGGGTGCGCATCCGGACGCCGGACGCGACCGCGCTCAAAGCCGCGCTCGCCCGGCACGGACACGACGCCGTGGAACACGACGGCGGGTACTGGACCGTGCACCGCGCGCGCGTGGACGACGTCGGCCGGATCGTGTCCGGCGCGGGCGTACCCGTCCACGAACTCGCCTCGGACGAGGGCACGCTGGAACAGGCCTACCTCGACCTGACCGCCGCCGAGACCGAGTTCGCCGCACAGCCCAAGGAGGCCCGACCATGA
- a CDS encoding histidine kinase, translating to MVRLLRPLVRGRTYTRLLHLWVPVAALSVWWWVAPELPWVPLLVLVPVGLIPAVRVGEVMQARLLLTPDEAEPDFALLPAVTWRDRWRTVLWLGVRTLLGGVASYLTIWLPIVAYTLAARTVGHEPEDLPALSGEPGWLYGLLAPLPLLVLYAVVVGLGEVLTAAARRLLGPSAAERLTALEERTEQLLERTRIARELHDSIGHALTVAVVQAGAARAANSPEFTDRALTAIEETGRAALEDLERVLGVLREAERPVSARPTLTDADRLLESARASGAKVDAEVTGPLDSLPGPVSREGYRILQEALTNVLRHAGAVPALVRIGVADGALTLEVRNPLPDDRPAPGRGSGLRGIRERAALLGGRARTGPDGAGDWQVRVELPLG from the coding sequence ATGGTTCGCCTGCTGCGCCCGCTGGTACGCGGGAGGACGTACACCCGGCTGCTGCACCTGTGGGTGCCGGTGGCCGCGCTCAGCGTGTGGTGGTGGGTCGCACCGGAGCTGCCCTGGGTGCCGCTGCTGGTGCTGGTGCCGGTGGGTCTGATCCCGGCGGTGCGGGTGGGCGAGGTGATGCAGGCCCGGCTGCTGCTGACACCGGACGAGGCGGAGCCGGACTTCGCCCTGCTGCCCGCCGTGACCTGGCGGGACCGCTGGCGGACCGTGCTCTGGCTGGGGGTGAGGACGCTGCTGGGCGGGGTGGCCTCCTACCTCACGATCTGGCTGCCGATCGTGGCGTACACCCTGGCCGCGCGCACGGTGGGGCACGAGCCCGAGGACCTGCCCGCCCTGTCGGGCGAACCGGGGTGGCTGTACGGCCTGCTGGCGCCGCTGCCGCTCCTCGTGCTGTACGCGGTCGTGGTCGGCCTCGGCGAGGTGCTCACCGCCGCCGCCCGGCGACTGCTCGGCCCGTCGGCCGCCGAACGCCTCACGGCCCTCGAGGAGCGCACCGAGCAGCTGTTGGAGCGCACCCGCATCGCCCGCGAGCTGCACGACTCCATCGGTCACGCGCTGACCGTGGCCGTCGTCCAGGCGGGGGCCGCGCGCGCGGCGAACAGCCCGGAGTTCACCGACCGGGCCCTGACGGCGATCGAGGAGACGGGCCGGGCGGCGCTGGAGGACCTGGAGCGGGTGCTCGGGGTGCTGCGGGAGGCGGAGCGGCCGGTGAGCGCCCGGCCGACGCTCACGGACGCCGACCGGCTCCTGGAGTCCGCGCGCGCCTCCGGGGCCAAGGTCGACGCCGAGGTCACCGGCCCGCTGGACAGCCTGCCGGGCCCGGTCTCCCGGGAGGGCTACCGCATCCTCCAGGAGGCGCTGACCAACGTGCTGCGGCACGCGGGGGCGGTGCCGGCCCTGGTTCGTATCGGGGTCGCGGACGGGGCGCTCACCCTGGAGGTGCGCAATCCGCTGCCGGACGACAGGCCCGCCCCGGGCCGCGGGAGCGGTCTGCGCGGCATACGGGAGCGGGCCGCGCTGCTGGGCGGGCGGGCCCGCACGGGGCCGGACGGCGCCGGTGACTGGCAGGTGCGCGTCGAGCTGCCGCTCGGCTGA
- a CDS encoding response regulator transcription factor, translating to MPVRVLLVDDEPLVRAGLRAVLEAQPDIEVVGEAADGAAVIPLVRQVRPDVVAMDVRMPLLDGIEATRALLRTVADPPKILVVTTFENDEYVYEALRAGADGFLLKRARPAEIVHAVRLIAEGESLLFPASVRQLAAEYGDGGGNRAARAELERARLTEREGEVLRLMARGLSNAEIAARLVVGTETVKSHVSAVLAKLGARDRTQAVITAYESGFVAPG from the coding sequence ATGCCGGTCAGAGTGCTCCTCGTCGACGACGAACCCCTGGTGCGCGCCGGTCTGCGGGCCGTGCTGGAGGCGCAGCCGGACATCGAGGTGGTCGGTGAGGCGGCCGACGGGGCGGCGGTCATTCCGCTGGTGCGGCAGGTGCGGCCGGACGTGGTCGCCATGGACGTCCGGATGCCGCTGCTGGACGGGATCGAGGCCACCCGCGCGCTGCTGCGGACGGTGGCCGACCCGCCGAAGATCCTCGTGGTGACGACCTTCGAGAACGACGAGTACGTGTACGAGGCCCTGCGCGCGGGCGCCGACGGCTTCCTGCTCAAGCGGGCCCGCCCGGCCGAGATCGTGCACGCGGTGCGGCTGATCGCCGAGGGCGAGTCCCTGCTGTTCCCCGCCTCGGTGCGGCAGCTGGCCGCCGAGTACGGCGACGGGGGCGGGAACCGCGCGGCCCGCGCCGAGTTGGAGCGCGCCCGGCTGACCGAACGGGAGGGCGAGGTGCTGCGGCTGATGGCGCGGGGGCTGTCGAACGCGGAGATCGCCGCACGGCTGGTGGTCGGCACGGAGACGGTGAAGTCGCACGTGAGCGCCGTCCTGGCGAAGCTGGGGGCACGCGACCGCACCCAGGCGGTGATCACGGCGTACGAGTCGGGGTTCGTCGCGCCCGGGTGA
- a CDS encoding ROK family transcriptional regulator, giving the protein MAGLTGGDPSLLRRINSAVVLHALRATDSATLTEITRVTGLSRPTVEGVVEGLIEAGLVVEAAADEGTARRQGRPARRFRFRAEAGHLLGLEIGPHRVAALLSDLDGRVIGAQAKDVDENAPADERLERLRTAVAELLRRAGVARGSLRAVGAATPGIVEADGTVRLGTALPGWTGLGLGERLSRSFKCPVLVENDANAAAVAEHWKGSATESDDIVFVLAGLSPGAGALIGGRLHRGYGGAAGEIGALHLLGRDVTPETLLSTTDQPLHPLDEQAVAKVFAEAREGDERARAAVERFIQRLVHDVAALALALDPEMVVIGGWAAGLDGVLEPLRRELARYCLRPPRVALSLLGEAAVATGALRLALDHVEEQLFAVEGATARR; this is encoded by the coding sequence TTGGCAGGCCTGACCGGCGGGGACCCTTCACTGTTGCGGAGGATCAATTCCGCTGTGGTGCTGCACGCGTTGCGTGCGACGGACTCCGCGACGCTGACCGAGATCACCCGGGTGACGGGGCTGTCCAGGCCGACCGTCGAGGGTGTCGTCGAGGGGCTGATAGAGGCCGGCCTGGTCGTCGAGGCGGCCGCCGACGAGGGGACGGCCCGGCGGCAGGGGCGGCCGGCGCGGCGGTTCCGGTTCCGGGCGGAGGCCGGACACCTGCTGGGCCTGGAGATCGGCCCGCACCGCGTGGCCGCGCTCCTGTCCGACCTGGACGGCCGGGTGATCGGCGCCCAGGCCAAGGACGTGGACGAGAACGCGCCGGCCGACGAGCGGCTGGAGCGGCTGCGCACGGCCGTGGCCGAGCTGTTGCGCCGGGCCGGTGTGGCGCGCGGCTCGCTGCGGGCGGTGGGCGCGGCCACGCCCGGGATCGTCGAGGCGGACGGCACGGTCCGCCTGGGCACCGCGCTGCCCGGGTGGACGGGTCTTGGCCTGGGTGAGCGGCTGAGCCGTTCCTTCAAGTGCCCGGTGCTGGTCGAGAACGACGCGAACGCGGCGGCGGTCGCCGAGCACTGGAAGGGGTCCGCCACCGAGAGCGACGACATCGTGTTCGTGCTGGCCGGGCTCAGTCCCGGGGCCGGGGCGCTGATCGGCGGGCGGCTGCACCGGGGGTACGGCGGGGCGGCCGGGGAGATCGGCGCGCTGCACCTGCTGGGCCGGGACGTGACGCCGGAGACGCTGCTGTCCACCACGGACCAGCCGCTGCACCCGCTGGACGAGCAGGCGGTCGCCAAGGTCTTCGCCGAGGCCCGTGAGGGCGACGAGCGGGCCCGCGCGGCCGTCGAGCGGTTCATCCAGCGGCTGGTGCACGACGTGGCGGCACTGGCGTTGGCGCTCGATCCGGAGATGGTCGTCATCGGCGGCTGGGCGGCCGGCCTCGACGGCGTACTGGAGCCGTTGCGCCGGGAGCTGGCCCGCTACTGCCTGCGGCCGCCGCGGGTGGCCCTGTCGCTGCTCGGCGAGGCGGCCGTGGCGACGGGTGCGCTGCGGCTGGCCCTCGACCATGTGGAGGAGCAGTTGTTCGCGGTCGAGGGCGCGACGGCCCGCCGCTGA
- a CDS encoding GntR family transcriptional regulator — protein sequence MGTTQLESVPEPKYWHLRTVLSEALDSEFEVGEILPNERDLAARFGVARATLRQALEQLELEGRLQRRRGVGTTVAPPRVGVAVGTREHAWPGTADDAWQPADCVLAAPPAAVAAALETDRDEPVHTVRRSRVSHGQPVAAELLYVPASSVPDLTAIDAPSGPARARAVLRELQRGDLERQESAVELGSVGADDAKELDRLPGAPVLVVTTRYLADGRTAALSVATYRADTCRLTFGDSGDVEIHHGPETQAS from the coding sequence GTGGGGACCACGCAGTTGGAATCGGTGCCGGAGCCCAAGTACTGGCACCTCAGGACCGTACTCAGCGAGGCGCTGGACTCGGAGTTCGAGGTGGGCGAGATCCTGCCCAACGAACGCGACCTCGCCGCCCGCTTCGGCGTCGCTCGCGCGACCCTGCGCCAGGCCCTGGAGCAGCTCGAGCTGGAAGGCAGGCTCCAGCGCCGCAGAGGCGTCGGTACGACCGTGGCGCCGCCGCGCGTCGGCGTGGCCGTCGGCACCCGGGAGCACGCCTGGCCCGGGACGGCCGACGACGCCTGGCAGCCCGCCGACTGCGTCCTCGCGGCACCTCCCGCTGCCGTGGCCGCCGCCCTGGAGACGGACCGCGACGAACCCGTCCACACCGTCCGCCGCTCCCGCGTGAGCCACGGCCAGCCCGTCGCCGCGGAACTGCTGTACGTCCCGGCGTCCTCGGTGCCCGACCTCACCGCCATCGACGCGCCCTCCGGGCCCGCACGCGCGCGTGCCGTGCTGCGTGAACTGCAGCGCGGGGACCTGGAGCGGCAGGAGAGCGCCGTCGAGCTGGGCTCGGTCGGCGCGGACGACGCGAAGGAGCTGGACCGCCTCCCGGGCGCGCCCGTCCTCGTGGTCACCACCCGCTACCTCGCCGACGGCCGCACCGCAGCCCTCTCCGTCGCCACCTACCGCGCGGACACCTGCCGGCTGACGTTCGGCGACTCCGGGGACGTGGAGATCCACCACGGCCCCGAGACGCAGGCCTCCTGA